The Rhizobium leguminosarum genome includes a region encoding these proteins:
- a CDS encoding response regulator codes for MPKQVMIVEDNELNMKLFRDLIEASGYTTIQTRNGMEALDLARKHRPDLILMDIQLPEVSGLEVTKWLKEDDELHVIPVIAVTAFAMKGDEERIRQGGCEAYVSKPISVPKFIETIKTYLGDA; via the coding sequence ATGCCCAAACAGGTGATGATTGTAGAAGATAACGAGCTCAACATGAAGCTCTTTCGCGACCTCATCGAGGCGTCCGGCTATACGACGATCCAGACCAGAAACGGCATGGAGGCGCTCGATCTGGCGCGTAAGCATCGCCCCGACCTCATCCTGATGGATATTCAGCTTCCCGAGGTCTCCGGCCTCGAAGTCACGAAATGGCTGAAGGAAGACGACGAGTTGCACGTGATTCCCGTCATCGCCGTTACGGCTTTCGCGATGAAGGGCGACGAGGAGCGGATCCGCCAGGGCGGCTGCGAGGCCTATGTTTCCAAGCCGATCTCGGTTCCGAAATTCATCGAGACGATCAAGACCTATCTGGGCGATGCCTGA
- a CDS encoding PleD family two-component system response regulator: MTARILVVDDIPANVKLLEARLLAEYFDVMTAADGYTALAICERNQVDLILLDIMMPGIDGFEVCERLKASQKTAHIPVVMVTALDQPTDRVRGLKAGADDFLTKPVNDLQLISRVKSLLRLKTLSDELRIRADTAHTMGIDDLTRAGEGRADETAQVLLVDGRANSQERIVKALKPVADVLALSDPQAALFEAAESAFDLVIVNANFDDYDPLRLCSQLRSLERTRFLPILIITEQGADEMVVRALDLGVNDYIIRPVDPNELVARSLTQIRRKRYNDRLRASVKQTIELAVTDPLTGLYNRRYLDNHLNVLFNRSMARGRPLSVLITDIDRFKHVNDTYGHDGGDEVLREFSNRVRSTIRGADLACRYGGEEFVVVMPDTSPEIAAAVAERLRAAIENAPFMLKHAGEALNVTASFGIASRITSVLTPDQLMKQADLALYEAKNTGRNRVVAAAA; this comes from the coding sequence ATGACTGCGCGAATACTGGTGGTTGACGATATTCCGGCCAACGTGAAGCTGCTCGAAGCGCGGCTGCTTGCGGAGTATTTCGACGTGATGACCGCAGCGGACGGCTACACGGCACTGGCGATCTGCGAGCGCAACCAGGTCGATCTCATCCTGCTCGACATCATGATGCCCGGCATAGACGGTTTCGAGGTCTGCGAGCGGCTGAAGGCCAGCCAGAAGACCGCCCATATTCCCGTCGTCATGGTCACCGCGCTCGACCAGCCGACCGATCGCGTGCGCGGCCTGAAGGCTGGTGCCGACGATTTTCTCACCAAGCCGGTCAACGATCTGCAACTGATCTCCCGGGTGAAGAGCCTGCTGCGGCTGAAGACGTTGAGCGATGAGCTGCGCATCCGCGCCGACACCGCCCATACGATGGGCATCGACGACCTCACGCGGGCAGGCGAGGGCCGCGCCGACGAGACCGCTCAGGTCCTGCTGGTCGACGGCCGCGCCAATTCGCAGGAGCGCATCGTCAAGGCGCTGAAGCCCGTCGCCGACGTGCTTGCCCTCTCCGATCCGCAGGCCGCGCTCTTCGAGGCGGCCGAGAGCGCGTTCGATCTCGTCATCGTCAACGCCAACTTCGACGATTACGATCCGCTTCGCCTTTGCTCGCAGCTGCGCTCGCTGGAACGCACGCGCTTCCTGCCGATCCTGATCATCACCGAGCAAGGCGCTGACGAAATGGTCGTGCGCGCGCTCGATCTCGGCGTCAACGACTACATCATCCGCCCGGTCGATCCCAACGAACTGGTTGCCCGCAGCCTGACGCAGATCCGCCGCAAGCGCTATAACGACCGCCTGCGCGCCAGCGTCAAGCAGACGATCGAGCTTGCCGTGACCGATCCACTGACCGGCCTTTATAACCGGCGCTATCTCGACAATCACCTGAACGTGCTCTTCAACCGTTCGATGGCGCGGGGCCGGCCACTTTCGGTGCTGATCACCGATATCGACCGCTTCAAGCATGTGAACGACACCTACGGCCATGACGGCGGCGACGAGGTGCTGCGGGAATTTTCAAATCGCGTCCGGTCGACCATCCGCGGCGCCGATCTTGCCTGCCGCTACGGCGGAGAGGAATTCGTCGTCGTGATGCCCGACACCTCGCCGGAAATTGCCGCCGCCGTCGCCGAGCGCCTGCGTGCGGCGATCGAAAACGCTCCCTTCATGCTGAAACACGCCGGGGAAGCACTGAACGTCACTGCTTCCTTCGGCATCGCCTCGCGCATTACGTCGGTGCTGACACCGGATCAGCTGATGAAACAGGCGGATCTCGCTCTTTACGAGGCCAAGAATACCGGCCGAAACCGTGTGGTCGCCGCAGCCGCGTAA
- a CDS encoding DNA polymerase IV, whose amino-acid sequence MTPTPDKTPGFCRDCLAEQKGEARRCVSCGSPRLVRHRELYALTLAHIDCDAFYAAVEKRDNPELADKPVIIGGGKRGVVSTACYIARIDGVRSAMPMFKALEACPQAIVIRPDMEKYVRVGRQVRAMMQDLTPLVQPLSIDEAFLELGGTERLHHDPPARTLAKFARRIEREIGITVSVGLSYCKFLAKVASDLQKPRGFSVIGREEAVEFLAPRPVTTIWGVGKAFAAMLEADGIRTISQLQQMEENDLMRRYGSIGQRLARLSRGIDDREVHLNDAAKSVSSETTFFDDISRYNDLVPILRNLSEKVSWRLKKNGIAGQTVVLKMKTADFKSRTRNRKLEDPTQLADRIFRTGLELLEKETDGTKFRLIGIGVTDLGDAGRADPPDLIDQQSGRRAAAEAAMDKLRDKFGKKTVETGYTFGNGKRDH is encoded by the coding sequence ATGACGCCCACGCCTGACAAGACACCCGGCTTCTGTCGCGACTGCCTTGCCGAGCAGAAGGGCGAGGCGCGCCGTTGCGTTTCTTGCGGCAGCCCGCGCCTCGTGCGCCATCGCGAACTCTACGCCTTGACGCTCGCCCATATCGACTGCGACGCCTTCTACGCAGCCGTCGAGAAACGCGACAATCCCGAGCTTGCCGACAAGCCTGTCATTATCGGCGGCGGCAAACGCGGCGTCGTCTCCACCGCCTGCTATATCGCCCGTATCGATGGCGTGCGGTCCGCCATGCCGATGTTCAAGGCGCTGGAAGCATGCCCTCAAGCGATCGTCATCCGCCCCGACATGGAGAAATATGTCCGGGTCGGACGGCAGGTGCGCGCCATGATGCAGGATCTGACGCCGCTGGTGCAGCCGCTATCGATCGACGAGGCCTTCCTGGAGCTCGGCGGAACCGAGAGGCTGCATCACGATCCGCCGGCGCGCACGCTCGCCAAATTCGCCCGTCGCATCGAAAGGGAGATCGGCATCACCGTTTCGGTCGGGCTTTCCTATTGCAAATTCCTCGCCAAGGTCGCCTCCGATCTGCAGAAGCCACGCGGCTTTTCGGTCATCGGCCGCGAGGAAGCGGTCGAGTTCCTGGCGCCGCGTCCCGTCACCACGATCTGGGGCGTCGGCAAGGCCTTTGCGGCGATGCTGGAGGCGGACGGTATCCGCACCATCAGCCAGTTGCAGCAGATGGAGGAAAACGACCTGATGCGCCGCTACGGCAGTATCGGCCAGCGGCTCGCCCGATTGTCGCGCGGCATCGACGACCGCGAAGTGCATCTCAATGATGCGGCCAAGAGCGTTTCGTCCGAGACCACCTTCTTTGACGACATCTCGCGTTACAACGATCTGGTGCCGATCCTGCGCAACCTCTCCGAAAAGGTCTCCTGGCGGCTGAAGAAAAACGGCATTGCCGGCCAGACCGTGGTCTTGAAGATGAAGACCGCCGATTTCAAATCGCGCACCCGCAACCGCAAGCTCGAAGACCCGACCCAGCTTGCCGACAGGATCTTCCGCACCGGCCTCGAGCTTCTCGAAAAAGAGACCGACGGTACGAAGTTCCGCCTGATCGGCATCGGCGTCACCGATCTCGGCGATGCCGGCCGCGCCGATCCGCCCGATCTCATCGACCAGCAATCGGGCCGGCGGGCGGCGGCCGAAGCGGCGATGGACAAGCTGCGTGACAAGTTCGGCAAGAAGACGGTCGAGACCGGCTACACCTTCGGCAACGGCAAGCGCGATCACTAG
- the dnaE gene encoding DNA polymerase III subunit alpha: MADTAKGSTGEATGGTPGFIHLRVHSAYSLLEGALPLKKILYKATGDSQPAIAITDTNNLFVALEFSQKAMEDGLQPIIGCQVSIDMGDGLETEKRGGQQALVKLPAIVLLAATDAGYERLVDLVSRAYLGGESNQAVHISASWLEEAGTEGLIALSGALTGPVDVAIKEGHPAQAEARLLTLKRLFGDRLYVELQRHGTYDKRHEQKIIGLAYAHDLPLVATNEAFFPTRDDYDAHDALMAVAHNAIVSDDSRFRLTPDHYLKSRAEMVKLFADLPEALENTIEIATRCSFVLKTRKPILPRFTGATDDAEEAERAEASELRRQAVEGLDMRLATLGMSPGYEEKDYRERLDFELSVIERMRFPGYFLIVADFIKWAKQHDIPVGPGRGSGAGSLVAYALTITDVDPLRFSLLFERFLNPERVSMPDFDIDFCQDRREEVIRYVQAKYGREQVAQIITFGSLQARAALRDVGRVLEMPYGQVDKICKLVPNNPANPTPLSKAIEEEPKLQEEAAKEPVVARLLDIAQKIEGLYRHASTHAAGIVIGDRPLSKLVPMYRDPRSDMPVTQFNMKWVEQAGLVKFDFLGLKTLTVLKVAVDFVAKLGVKVDLAAIPLDDKKTYEMLSRGETVGVFQVESAGMRKALIGMKPDCIEDIIALVALYRPGPMENIPTYNARKHGEEELESIHPMIDHLLKETQGVIVYQEQVMQIAQVLSGYSLGEADLLRRAMGKKIKAEMDQQRERFVVGAVKNGVSKPQADNIFELLAKFANYGFNKSHAAAYAIVSYQTAYMKAHYPVEFLAASMTLDMSNTEKVNDFRQDAKRLGIEVIAPSVQSSFRHFETGDNRIYYALAALKGVGESAVDHIVEVRGDKPFASIEDFCLRIDPRQVNRRVLESLIYAGAFDCFDMDRAQLAAGLDRVLGYAQRAQENKLSGQSDIFGSTLTSGPEKISLPPFSPWLPSERLLKEFQVLGFYLTAHPLDSYNNILQKMRVQTFAEFSAAIKQGAANARLAGTVISKQERKTRTGNKMGIIVFSDSSGQFEAVLFSEMLNQYRDVLESGKSFVLTATGEERPEGIGLRIQTIQSLEEKSLQMQKALRVYVRDSGPLRMVAGHLNAKGDGLVSFIVIKEDGKREVEVALPEKYRITPEIAAALRAAPGVVDVELV, encoded by the coding sequence ATGGCGGATACGGCAAAGGGTTCAACGGGTGAGGCGACCGGCGGTACGCCGGGTTTCATCCACCTGAGGGTCCATTCCGCCTATTCGCTTCTCGAGGGCGCCCTGCCGCTGAAGAAGATCCTCTACAAGGCGACCGGCGACAGCCAGCCGGCGATTGCGATTACCGACACCAACAATCTGTTTGTCGCCCTCGAATTCTCCCAGAAGGCGATGGAGGACGGCCTGCAGCCGATCATCGGCTGTCAGGTCTCGATCGATATGGGAGACGGGTTGGAAACGGAAAAGCGCGGCGGCCAGCAGGCCCTGGTCAAGCTGCCGGCGATCGTTCTTCTTGCCGCGACGGATGCCGGTTACGAACGGCTGGTCGATCTTGTCAGCCGGGCCTATCTCGGCGGCGAGAGCAACCAGGCCGTTCATATCAGCGCCTCCTGGCTTGAGGAGGCAGGCACGGAAGGGCTGATCGCATTGAGCGGCGCCTTGACCGGGCCGGTCGACGTGGCGATCAAGGAAGGCCATCCCGCTCAGGCGGAAGCCCGGCTGCTCACGCTCAAGCGCCTCTTCGGCGATAGGCTCTATGTCGAGCTGCAGCGGCACGGCACCTACGACAAGCGGCACGAGCAGAAGATTATCGGGCTCGCCTATGCCCACGACCTGCCGCTGGTTGCGACCAACGAGGCCTTCTTTCCGACCCGCGACGATTACGACGCCCATGATGCGCTGATGGCGGTCGCGCACAACGCCATCGTCTCCGACGACAGCCGCTTTCGCCTGACGCCGGATCACTATCTGAAGAGCCGGGCCGAGATGGTCAAGCTTTTCGCCGACCTGCCGGAAGCACTGGAAAATACGATCGAGATTGCCACGCGCTGCTCCTTCGTGCTGAAGACGCGAAAGCCGATCCTGCCACGCTTCACCGGGGCGACCGACGATGCCGAGGAGGCCGAACGCGCCGAGGCGAGCGAGCTGCGCCGCCAGGCGGTCGAAGGACTGGATATGCGGCTTGCAACGCTCGGCATGTCGCCGGGTTACGAGGAAAAGGATTATCGCGAACGGCTGGATTTCGAGCTCAGCGTCATCGAGCGCATGCGTTTTCCCGGTTACTTCCTGATCGTTGCCGACTTCATCAAATGGGCCAAGCAGCATGACATTCCGGTCGGTCCCGGCCGCGGTTCGGGCGCCGGCTCGCTGGTCGCCTATGCATTGACGATCACCGACGTCGATCCCTTGCGTTTTTCGCTGCTCTTCGAGCGCTTCCTCAATCCGGAACGCGTCTCGATGCCGGACTTCGACATCGATTTCTGCCAGGACCGCCGCGAAGAGGTGATCCGCTATGTCCAGGCCAAGTATGGCCGCGAGCAGGTGGCGCAGATCATCACTTTCGGTTCGCTGCAAGCGCGCGCCGCCCTTCGCGACGTCGGCCGCGTGCTGGAAATGCCCTATGGCCAGGTCGACAAGATCTGCAAACTCGTGCCGAACAATCCCGCCAATCCGACGCCGCTGTCCAAGGCGATCGAGGAGGAGCCGAAGCTGCAGGAGGAGGCGGCAAAGGAACCTGTTGTCGCGCGGCTGCTTGATATCGCCCAGAAGATCGAGGGGCTTTACCGCCATGCCTCGACCCATGCCGCCGGCATCGTCATCGGCGACCGGCCGCTTTCCAAGCTGGTGCCGATGTATCGCGATCCGCGTTCGGACATGCCGGTCACCCAGTTCAACATGAAATGGGTGGAGCAGGCAGGTCTCGTCAAGTTCGACTTCCTCGGCCTGAAGACGCTGACCGTGCTGAAGGTCGCGGTCGATTTCGTCGCCAAGCTTGGCGTCAAGGTCGATCTCGCGGCCATTCCTCTCGACGACAAGAAGACCTACGAGATGCTGTCGCGCGGCGAGACGGTCGGCGTGTTCCAGGTGGAAAGTGCCGGCATGCGCAAGGCGCTGATCGGCATGAAGCCGGACTGCATCGAGGACATCATCGCGCTGGTGGCGCTCTATCGTCCTGGCCCGATGGAGAATATCCCGACCTACAATGCCCGCAAGCACGGCGAAGAAGAGCTGGAATCGATCCATCCGATGATCGACCACCTGCTCAAGGAAACGCAAGGCGTCATCGTTTATCAGGAACAGGTGATGCAGATCGCCCAGGTACTATCAGGCTATTCGCTTGGCGAAGCCGACCTTCTGCGCCGCGCCATGGGCAAGAAGATCAAGGCCGAGATGGACCAGCAGCGCGAACGCTTCGTCGTTGGCGCGGTCAAGAATGGCGTATCGAAGCCGCAGGCCGACAATATCTTCGAACTGCTGGCGAAGTTCGCCAATTACGGCTTCAACAAGTCGCATGCCGCCGCCTATGCCATCGTCTCCTACCAGACGGCCTACATGAAGGCGCATTACCCGGTCGAATTCCTCGCCGCCTCGATGACGCTCGACATGTCCAACACCGAAAAGGTCAATGATTTCCGTCAGGATGCCAAGCGCCTCGGCATCGAGGTGATCGCACCCTCGGTGCAGAGCTCCTTCCGCCATTTCGAGACCGGCGACAACCGCATCTATTACGCGCTCGCCGCCCTCAAGGGCGTCGGCGAATCCGCCGTCGACCATATCGTCGAGGTGCGTGGCGACAAGCCCTTTGCCAGCATCGAGGATTTCTGCCTGCGCATCGATCCGCGCCAGGTCAATCGTCGCGTGCTCGAAAGCCTGATCTATGCCGGCGCCTTCGATTGTTTCGACATGGACCGCGCCCAGCTGGCAGCCGGCCTCGACCGTGTTCTCGGTTATGCCCAGCGCGCCCAGGAGAACAAGCTGAGCGGCCAGTCGGATATTTTCGGCAGTACGCTGACGTCGGGGCCTGAGAAGATCTCCCTGCCGCCGTTCTCGCCCTGGCTCCCCTCCGAGCGGCTGCTCAAGGAATTCCAGGTGCTGGGCTTCTATCTGACGGCCCACCCGCTCGATTCCTACAACAACATCCTGCAGAAGATGCGGGTGCAGACCTTTGCCGAGTTTTCCGCCGCCATCAAACAGGGCGCGGCCAATGCGCGGCTTGCCGGTACCGTCATCTCGAAGCAGGAGCGCAAGACTCGCACCGGCAACAAGATGGGCATCATCGTCTTCTCCGATTCTTCGGGCCAGTTCGAAGCGGTGCTGTTTTCGGAAATGCTGAACCAGTATCGCGACGTGCTCGAATCGGGAAAATCCTTCGTGCTGACTGCGACGGGCGAGGAGCGGCCGGAGGGCATCGGCCTGCGCATCCAGACGATCCAGTCGCTGGAGGAAAAGTCACTGCAGATGCAGAAGGCGCTGCGCGTCTATGTCCGCGATTCCGGACCGCTGCGGATGGTCGCCGGCCATCTGAACGCCAAGGGCGACGGCCTCGTCTCCTTCATCGTCATCAAGGAGGATGGCAAACGCGAGGTGGAAGTGGCGCTGCCGGAGAAATACCGCATCACGCCGGAGATTGCCGCCGCCCTTCGCGCCGCCCCGGGGGTCGTCGACGTCGAGCTCGTCTGA
- a CDS encoding IS481 family transposase has protein sequence MGQVLHGSATTTEAIRRAIQNSEESLRALSKRYGVNQKTIAKWKRRTSLADLPTGPKDPHSTILSLEEEAVIVAFRRHTLLPLDDCLYALQPTIPHLTRSSLHRCLQRHGISRLPEVKGDKEPKKKFKSYPIGYFHVDIAEVQTAEGKLYLFVAIDRTSKFAFAELYAKAGKMNAAQFLRNLIAAVPYTIHTILTDNGIQFTNRACDQNAFQHIFDRVCEEYEIEHRLTKVKHPWTNGQVERMNRTIKEATVKRFHYDDHAQLKKHLADFIDAYNFGRRLKTLKGLTPYEFICKRWTSEPDRFIIDPIHQMPGLNT, from the coding sequence ATGGGCCAGGTTCTACACGGGAGCGCCACAACGACAGAGGCAATCCGTCGAGCAATACAAAATAGTGAAGAGAGCCTGAGAGCGCTTTCAAAGCGGTATGGGGTCAATCAGAAGACAATAGCCAAATGGAAGAGACGGACATCATTGGCCGATCTTCCGACAGGCCCGAAGGACCCGCATTCGACAATCCTCTCCCTTGAAGAAGAAGCCGTCATCGTCGCCTTTCGCAGGCATACATTGCTGCCTCTTGATGACTGCCTCTATGCCCTTCAACCGACGATCCCGCATCTGACACGTTCGTCCCTGCACAGGTGTCTGCAGCGCCACGGCATTTCACGCCTGCCGGAAGTGAAAGGCGACAAAGAACCGAAGAAAAAGTTCAAAAGCTACCCGATCGGCTACTTCCACGTCGATATTGCCGAGGTGCAGACGGCTGAGGGCAAGCTCTATCTCTTCGTGGCGATTGATCGCACGTCCAAGTTCGCCTTCGCTGAGCTCTATGCCAAAGCTGGCAAGATGAATGCCGCCCAGTTCCTGCGCAACCTGATCGCGGCGGTGCCCTACACCATCCATACTATCCTGACCGATAATGGCATCCAGTTCACCAACCGGGCCTGTGACCAAAATGCCTTCCAGCACATCTTCGACCGAGTCTGTGAGGAATACGAGATCGAGCATCGCCTGACAAAGGTTAAGCACCCATGGACCAATGGGCAGGTCGAGCGGATGAACCGGACGATCAAGGAAGCGACTGTCAAGCGCTTCCACTACGACGATCACGCACAACTGAAAAAGCATCTCGCCGACTTCATCGACGCCTACAATTTTGGGCGCAGGCTCAAGACACTAAAGGGCCTCACCCCCTACGAGTTCATCTGCAAAAGGTGGACTTCCGAGCCAGATCGATTCATCATCGATCCTATCCATCAAATGCCGGGACTAAACACCTAG
- a CDS encoding L,D-transpeptidase family protein, translating into MFSRLVFGLGLLSATALVHPALAADARTLQIIVSKDKQSLAVYDGTEVVATSKVSTGKDGHTTPSGIFSVLEKQKYHESNLYSNAPMPFMQRLTWSGIALHESNSVPRYPASHGCVRMPGTFAKMLYGMTDRGVPVIISDGELAPQPIDHPTLFHPDAPAAMPLLSDVELRPSMPDGLGEPVQVAMNDTAAMPMPAVPPIAAPEPEPPSEPISMLVTRRTLRETVIDIQTLLNQLGFSAGNPDGLLGPSTVQAIKAFKTLRPTEFGADRNLVSDTLLREVYAAAGKGEPPNGVIMVRQAFKPLFEAPVTIADPGLALGTHFFTLHAVDAKAGTADWLSITLENNLSRETMKRLGITNQESSIITGKPIARSLSRISIPDETRRKIDALIAPGSTLTISDTGLGLETGEGTDFITITRG; encoded by the coding sequence ATGTTCTCGCGTCTCGTCTTCGGCCTCGGCTTGCTGTCGGCCACCGCACTCGTGCACCCCGCTCTTGCCGCGGATGCGCGCACGCTGCAGATCATCGTCTCGAAGGACAAGCAGTCGCTTGCGGTCTATGATGGCACCGAGGTCGTCGCGACCTCGAAGGTCTCGACCGGCAAGGACGGCCACACGACGCCGAGCGGCATATTTTCGGTGCTGGAAAAGCAGAAATACCACGAATCCAATCTCTATTCCAACGCCCCGATGCCGTTCATGCAACGGCTGACCTGGTCAGGCATCGCGCTGCACGAATCCAATTCGGTGCCGCGTTATCCGGCCTCGCATGGCTGCGTGCGCATGCCCGGCACCTTCGCAAAAATGCTCTATGGGATGACCGACCGCGGTGTCCCCGTCATTATCAGCGACGGTGAACTGGCGCCGCAACCGATCGACCATCCGACGCTTTTCCATCCGGATGCACCGGCGGCGATGCCGCTGCTTTCGGATGTCGAGCTGCGGCCCTCCATGCCCGACGGCCTCGGGGAGCCGGTACAGGTGGCGATGAACGACACGGCTGCGATGCCGATGCCGGCCGTGCCGCCGATTGCAGCGCCCGAACCCGAGCCGCCGTCCGAGCCGATCAGCATGCTCGTTACGCGACGGACACTGCGCGAGACGGTGATCGACATCCAGACCCTGCTCAACCAGCTCGGCTTTTCCGCCGGCAATCCGGACGGCTTGCTCGGTCCGTCGACCGTGCAGGCGATCAAGGCTTTCAAGACATTGCGGCCGACGGAATTCGGCGCCGACAGGAACCTGGTCTCAGACACGCTCCTCAGGGAAGTCTATGCCGCGGCAGGCAAGGGCGAGCCGCCGAACGGCGTCATCATGGTGCGGCAGGCTTTCAAGCCCCTCTTCGAAGCGCCGGTGACGATCGCCGATCCGGGACTGGCGCTCGGCACGCATTTCTTCACGTTGCATGCCGTCGATGCAAAGGCCGGCACAGCGGACTGGCTCAGCATCACGCTTGAGAACAATCTCTCCCGCGAAACGATGAAGCGGCTCGGCATCACCAATCAGGAAAGCTCGATCATCACAGGCAAGCCGATCGCCCGTTCGCTCAGCCGGATTAGCATCCCCGATGAGACCCGCCGCAAGATCGACGCCCTCATCGCGCCGGGCTCGACGCTGACGATCTCAGATACCGGCCTCGGCCTGGAGACCGGCGAAGGCACGGATTTCATCACCATCACCCGCGGGTGA
- a CDS encoding DUF3572 domain-containing protein has protein sequence MQSNFKTSKQQAADPHETAIAVLGWLADDPDMFGRFLALTGVAPGQVRNAVDDPGFLAGLMDFLMNHEPTAMAFCAASGISPETVTAAWRHFSSPGLDSGEY, from the coding sequence ATGCAAAGCAACTTCAAGACTTCGAAACAACAGGCCGCCGACCCGCACGAGACAGCGATCGCCGTGCTCGGCTGGCTTGCCGACGATCCCGACATGTTCGGCCGCTTCCTCGCCCTGACGGGGGTGGCGCCCGGCCAGGTGCGCAACGCCGTCGACGATCCGGGATTCCTTGCCGGCTTGATGGATTTCCTGATGAACCACGAACCGACGGCGATGGCCTTCTGCGCGGCGAGCGGGATCAGCCCGGAGACCGTGACGGCCGCCTGGCGGCATTTCTCGTCACCGGGCCTCGATTCCGGAGAATACTGA
- a CDS encoding GNAT family N-acetyltransferase: protein MDNDLRFEPVTPERWDDFEIVFGPQGGFYNCWCVALRLPHAVRTKMAANERKAHMRERIKAGPPPGILCYADGAPVAWVQVGPRHDVPQFNSPRTVSRPLDEGDAHDPSIWVVSCFFLLPKLRGKGMSHRLLAEAIDHARRQGARLLEACPIDHVKQSKSVTLCIGSTAIFDAAGFETVARRKDGRPLMRLELRA from the coding sequence TTGGATAACGATCTTCGTTTCGAGCCGGTAACGCCAGAACGCTGGGACGATTTCGAAATCGTGTTCGGGCCGCAGGGTGGCTTCTATAATTGCTGGTGCGTCGCGTTGCGCCTGCCGCATGCGGTGAGGACCAAGATGGCGGCCAACGAGCGCAAGGCGCATATGCGGGAGCGGATCAAGGCGGGTCCGCCGCCTGGCATCCTCTGTTATGCCGACGGCGCGCCGGTCGCCTGGGTGCAGGTCGGGCCGCGCCACGACGTGCCGCAGTTCAATTCGCCGCGCACCGTCTCGCGGCCGCTCGATGAGGGCGATGCGCATGATCCATCCATCTGGGTCGTCAGTTGCTTCTTCCTGCTGCCCAAACTGCGCGGCAAGGGAATGAGCCACCGTCTGCTCGCCGAGGCGATCGACCATGCGCGGCGCCAGGGAGCGCGGCTGCTCGAAGCCTGTCCGATCGATCATGTGAAGCAGTCGAAATCCGTGACACTCTGCATCGGCTCGACGGCGATCTTCGATGCCGCCGGTTTCGAGACGGTAGCACGGCGCAAGGACGGCCGTCCGCTCATGCGGCTGGAACTGCGTGCGTGA